A single window of Hylaeus volcanicus isolate JK05 chromosome 8, UHH_iyHylVolc1.0_haploid, whole genome shotgun sequence DNA harbors:
- the LOC128881512 gene encoding prolyl endopeptidase, producing the protein MRFMAVSVIANTIKRICLHKIETSVYKNILELTVRNRPQFIRALSFSTIKNLDRSAIEPKENRKIMEIMEYPEAHRDLTVIDNYHGTEVADPYRWLEDPDSEETKAFVDAQNAITKPYLMSCKARTNIHDRLKQLWDFPKYSCPVRHGDKYYFYKNTGLQNQSVLYVQDTLDSEPKVFFDPNTLSEDGTVAIAISKFSEDGSIFAYGLSSSGSDWCTIHFMNTKTGEKYPEVLEKVKYSPITWTHDNRGIFYGCYPEQEGKTDGSETKGNRDQKLCYHVIGTLQSEDAVVVEFPEEPLWRIGAQVSDCGKWLIITPVKDCRDNLVYFTELKPGTNLNEKLQLTQVVDKLEADYEYVTNEDSKAIFRTNKNAPNYKLIVIDLLDYSQDKWVDLLPEHADNVLDWACAVNNDQFVACYIEDVKSILQLHSLKTGDKIRTFPLDVGTIVNFVGKKKYSEIFYQFTSFLTPGIIYRVDLKNEEDPQILREIKVKNFDPSLYKTSQIFYTSKDGTKIPMFIVMKHDAVLDSSMPALLYGYGGFNVSIQPTFGVTTLVFVQHLNGVLAVANIRGGGEYGEKWHNGGRFFNKQNVFDDFQCAAEYLIENKYTTSKKLSILGASNGGLLIAACVNQRPDLFGAAVAQVGVMDMLRFHKFTIGVAWVSDYGSSDDQKHFENLLKYSPLHNVRVPENGQYPATLLLTADHDDRVVPLHSLKLIATLQHTLGKLPQQTNPLLIRIDTKAGHGGGKPTMKVIEESTDILAFIVKSLDVEFKL; encoded by the exons gaatttgtttacataaaatCGAAACTAGTGtctacaagaatatattagaaCTCACTGTCCGCAACCGCCCGCAATTTATCCGCGCATTGTCTTTTTCGACCATCAAA AACTTAGATCGTTCGGCAATAGAACCCAAAGAGAatcgaaaaataatggaaatcaTGGAATATCCCGAAGCACATCGTGATCTCACCGTTATCGATAATTACCATGGAACTGAg GTAGCAGATCCATATAGATGGTTAGAAGATCCTGATTCTGAAGAAACTAAAGCATTTGTTGATGCTCAAAATGCCATTACTAAGCCATATTTGATGTCATGTAAAGCACGCACAAATATTCATGATCGATTAAAACAATTATGggattttccaaaatattcgTGTCCTGTTAGACATggagataaatattatttttacaaaaatactgGTTTACAGAATCAAAg cgTCTTATATGTCCAAGATACACTAGACAGCGAACCAAAAGTATTTTTTGATCCAAATACTTTATCAGAAGATGGCACTGTGGCAATTGCTATTAGTAAATTTAGCGAAGATGGCAGTATATTTGCATATGGATTATCTTCTAGTGGATCAGATTGGTGTACAATCCATTTTATGAATACAAAGACTG GTGAAAAATATCCAGAAGTTTTGGAAAAAGTTAAGTATTCCCCAATAACATGGACTCATGACAATCGCGGAATATTTTATGGATGTTATCCAGAGCAGGAAGGTAAAACTGATGGTTCAGAGACAAAAGGTAATCGAGACCAAAAGTTATGCTATCATGTTATTGGTACATTGCAGTCGGAGGATGCTGTTGTAGTTGAATTTCCTGAAGAACCTTTATGGAGAAT agGTGCACAAGTTTCTGATTGTGGGAAATGGCTAATTATCACACCTGTGAAGGACTGCAGAGATAATTTAGTATACTTTACGGAATTGAAACCaggaacaaatttaaatgaaaaattgcagTTAACTCAAGTTGTTGATAAACTTGAAGCAGATTATGAA tatGTAACAAATGAGGACAGCAAGGCTATATTTCggacaaataaaaatgcgCCAAACTATAAGTTAATAGTTATAGACTTATTGGATTACAGTCAAGATAAGTGGGTAGACCTGTTACCTGAACATGCTGATAATGTATTAGATTGGGCTTGTGCAGTTAACAATGATCAATTTGTAGCCTGCTACATTGAAGATGTTAAG AGCATTTTACAATTACATAGTTTAAAAACTGGTGATAAAATTAGAACATTTCCGCTTGATGTAGGCACAATAGTTAACTTTgtaggaaaaaagaaatattccgAAATATTTTACCAATTCACATCCTTTTTAACTCCTGGTATTATATACAGAGTTGatcttaaaaatgaagaagatcCACAG ATATTACGAGagattaaagtaaaaaactTTGATCCAAGCTTATACAAGACtagtcaaatattttacacgagTAAAGATGGTACAAAGATTCCAATGTTTATAGTTATGAAACAT gaTGCAGTTTTGGATAGCTCTATGCCGGCTTTACTATATGGTTATGGAGGTTTTAATGTAAGCATTCAACCTACATTTGGCGTTACAACTCTGGTTTTTGTTCAGCATTTAAATGGAGTACTAGCGGTCGCAAATATTCGAGGTGGCGG tgAGTACGGCGAAAAGTGGCATAACGGTGggcgattttttaataaacaaaatgtatttgaCGACTTCCAATGTGCCGCTGAGTaccttattgaaaataaatacactacatctaaaaaattaagtatctTGGGTGCCAGTAATGGAGGTCTATTAATTGCCGCTTGTGTAAATCAAAGACCTGATCTTTTTGGTGCTGCAGTTGCTCAAGTTGG AGTGATGGATATGTTACGTTTTCATAAATTCACGATTGGTGTTGCTTGGGTATCCGATTACGGTAGTTCTGATGACcagaaacattttgaaaatcttttgaaatattctccATTGCATAACGTAAGAGTTCCGGAAAATGGGCAATATCCAGCGACATTATTATTGACTGCAGATCACGACGATCGTGTAGTACCATTGCACAGCCTTAAACTTATTGCAACTCTACAGCATACACTTGGAAAATTACCTCAACAAACAAATCCCTTACTCATCAGAATAGATACTAAGGCGGGACATGGGGGTGGGAAACCAACTATGAAAGTG ATTGAAGAAAGCACAGATATTTTAGCATTTATCGTGAAATCTTTGGACgtagaattcaaattataa
- the LOC128881520 gene encoding phospholipase ABHD3, which translates to MILNVLEPLLDIPTVYYGALMGFGFCVYYLFEVVKTPMLVCANGPFRSFLEEHVPLVRNKFWPTLWCFESRAQTILASLLRSRILPQIHYRREILTLSDGGEVALDWAEEGSSATSPIVIILPGLTGASQAEYIKCLVSSAKKVGIRCVIFNNRGLGGVELKTQRMYCAANSDDLSEVIEHVKKLNPQVPLGATGISMGGLILGNYLAQQGVMASSKLRGCFLISVPWNVFAATKNTEENYFNLMMNKYLAGTLRKNIERLHYATEPGFFDIDIDTILKSQTVREFDSHFTVKQFGYRDVEEYYSNATLHDKLHLIDVPLLCLSAADDPFQPVQAIPLKEISETKKVAVVVTSRGGHIGFLEGVWPVKEEQYMGKLFSQFFNALFTTDVDHQML; encoded by the exons ATGATACTGAACGTGCTCGAGCCACTCCTCGACATCCCGACGGTCTACTACGGGGCGCTGATGGGCTTTGGATTCTGCGTGTATTACCTTTTCGAAGTCGTCAAA ACGCCGATGCTGGTATGCGCGAATGGACCATTCCGATCATTCCTAGAAGAACATGTGCCGCTCGTTAGGAACAAATTTTGGCCGACCTTATGGTGCTTCGAATCAAGAGCACAGACTATTTTAGCCAGTTTGCTTAGGTCACGGATCTTGCCACAAATTCATTATCGCAG AGAAATCCTAACCTTGTCGGATGGAGGTGAAGTGGCTCTAGATTGGGCGGAAGAAGGAAGCTCTGCTACTTCGCCCATCGTGATTATTTTACCAGGACTTACCGGTGCAAGCCAAGCGGAATACATCAAGTGTCTGGTCTCCTCGGCGAAAAAGGTCGGCATACGATGCGTCATCTTCAACAACAGAGGATTAGGAGGCGTGGAATTGAAG ACACAACGGATGTATTGTGCTGCCAACAGCGATGATTTGTCCGAGGTCATCGAACACGTAAAAAAACTGAATCCCCAAGTACCGCTTGGAGCGACTGGAATTTCGATGGGAGG ATTAATTCTAGGTAATTATTTAGCTCAACAAGGTGTAATGGCAAGCAGCAAACTGAGAGGATGCTTCTTGATCTCTGTACCGTGGAACGTTTTCGCCGCGACGAAAAATACGGaggagaattattttaatttaatgatgAACAAATATTTGGCTGGCACTCTTCGAAAGAACATAGAACGTTTGCATTATGCGACGGAACCAGGATTCTTCGACATCGATATTGACACGATTCTTAAA AGTCAAACCGTGCGAGAGTTTGATTCGCATTTCACGGTGAAACAATTTGGGTATAGAGACGTGGAGGAGTACTATTCTAATGCGACCTTACACGATAAATTACACTTAATTGATGTGCCGTTGTTATGCCTTAGCGCTGCTGATGATCCATTTCAACCAGTTCAAG CTATTCCTCTGAAAGAAATTTCGGAAACCAAAAAGGTAGCTGTCGTGGTAACTTCGCGTGGCGGGCATATTGGTTTCTTGGAAGGCGTGTGGCCAGTTAAAGAGGAACAATATATGGGTAAACtgttttcacaatttttcaacgCGCTATTTACTACTGATGTTGATCATCAGATGTTATGA
- the LOC128881515 gene encoding leucine-rich repeat-containing protein 15-like yields the protein MPDKMAGLLLLIVALATSTIAYNGELVEQECPVDCHCHYFRVNWVTDCSESNLTSIPYDELSLNVYILDMNGNNIAQVGPFPQSIKIRRLQMAHNRLTELKHESFAGLTYLLEADFSSNAITRVDPEAFSDNPGLITLELQNNPLDEVAGHFLNCRTLLYLDLNTCGIRRLNTEFFHNTTNLNKLDLSNNPLGSIEPGPFDHLTNLEYLKLNSCNLTSISPDAFAHLENLRELEMADNDLHALSWTSILAPLVRLEHLDIRKTGITNLPSDAFAKNLYLRQLVLADNELWHLDVGNTLGHNLHSLQSLDLSNCNLQDRLSEEAFRNASKLRVLDLSGNPMYAADLTGVLRHLPKLHKLSLSNCSLQRLPNAFHVFEHLDELDISHNPLSDAFVSLLNPLDSLEYLDMSYCNLGYVGNNTFAHMTSLKKLILSGNKLHTLEEGLFANLTHLEALELNNCDLKTPIDPKVFGDHKSTNIIELKLSGNPLKVPESGPLLPEQLSNLEILDLSNCNLSHLNENLFISAKNLTQLNLAGNNISGAENLACLKKLRSLEHLDLSNNNLRTVNPKVFKSNPRLLSVNLLGNPFVCNCSITDMWDWAVQVKNDLHVLVASQPASFETGAAKLRKSLICSYDDETYRNIVEQTATSGDQRRLRKGDLTPIRTWAKYVRESSCGHTL from the exons ATGCCTGACAAGATGGCAGGGCTACTTCTGCTGATAGTCGCACTTGCGACATCAACGATCGCTTATAACGGCGAATTGGTGGAGCAGGAATGTCCTGTGGACTGTCACTGTCATTATTTTCGCGTCAACTGGGTGACCGACTGCTCCGAAAGCAATTTGACGAGCATCCCTTACGACGAGCTCAGCCTTAATGTCTACATCCTGGATATGAATGGTAACAACATCGCACAGGTTGGCCCGTTTCCGCAATCGATCAAGATAAGGCGTCTGCAGATGGCGCATAATAGATTGACCGAGCTCAAGCACGAATCGTTCGCTGGTCTAACTTATCTGCTGGAGGCGGACTTTTCATCGAACGCGATCACTCGCGTCGACCCCGAGGCGTTTAG TGACAATCCAGGTCTCATCACGCTGGAGCTTCAAAACAACCCCTTGGACGAGGTCGCCGGTCACTTCCTCAACTGTCGCACCCTGCTCTACCTAGATCTGAACACGTGCGGCATCAGACGTCTCAACACAGAATTCTTCCATAACACGACGAACCTAAACAAGCTCGATTTGTCCAACAATCCCCTTGGAAGCATAGAACCAGGTCCATTCGACCACCTCACCAATCTGGAGTACCTGAAACTGAACTCCTGCAACTTAACGAGCATCTCACCTGACGCATTCGCTCACCTGGAGAATCTTCGCGAGCTAGAGATGGCGGATAATGATCTGCACGCGCTGTCCTGGACGAGCATCCTGGCGCCGTTGGTCCGACTAGAGCACTTGGATATCAGGAAGACTGGCATCACGAACCTCCCATCGGACGCTTTCGCGAAAAATCTGTACCTCAGACAGCTGGTGCTCGCAGATAACGAGCTGTGGCATTTGGACGTTGGGAACACCCTTGGTCATAATTTGCACAGCCTCCAGTCGTTGGACTTGTCGAACTGCAACTTGCAGGATCGTCTGTCTGAGGAGGCATTCAGGAATGCTAGTAAACTTCGCGTGCTGGACCTCAGTGGCAATCCGATGTATGCTGCTGACCTAACAGGCGTGCTGCGCCATCTACCTAAACTCCACAAGTTATCCTTGAGTAACTGCAGTCTACAGCGTTTGCCAAATGCGTTCCACGTTTTCGAGCACCTGGACGAGCTGGACATCTCGCACAACCCCCTGTCGGATGCGTTCGTCAGTCTCCTGAATCCCTTGGACTCCCTGGAGTACTTGGACATGTCCTACTGTAACCTGGGTTACGTTGGGAACAACACGTTTGCCCACATGACTtccttgaaaaaattaatattgtcgGGAAATAAGCTACATACCTTGGAAGAAGGCTTGTTCGCCAATCTGACCCACCTGGAAGCTCTGGAGTTGAACAACTGCGACCTCAAGACCCCCATCGACCCTAAGGTGTTTGGTGATCACAAGAGCACCAATATCATCGAGCTGAAGCTCAGCGGAAATCCACTCAAAGTCCCCGAAAGCGGGCCTCTTCTTCCCGAACAGTTGTCCAACCTCGAGATACTCGACCTCAGCAACTGCAATTTGTCCCATTTGAACGAGAACCTGTTCATCTCCGCAAAGAACCTCACGCAGCTGAATCTAGCTGGCAATAACATTTCTGGCGCGGAGAATCTAGCCTGTCTGAAGAAGCTTCGCAGTTTGGAGCATTTAGATCTCAGCAACAACAACCTACGAACTGTCAACCCCAAGGTGTTCAAATCGAATCCACGTCTGTTGTCCGTAAATCTTCTCGGCAATCCTTTCGTCTGCAATTGCTCGATCACGGACATGTGGGACTGGGCGGTGCAGGTGAAGAACGATCTTCACGTGTTGGTGGCCAGTCAGCCAGCCAGCTTCGAAACCGGAGCCGCGAAACTGAGAAAGAGTTTGATCTGTAGCTACGACGACGAGACCTATCGCAACATCGTGGAACAGACAGCCACCAGTGGCGATCAGCGCAGACTTAGAAAGGGAGACCTGACTCCCATTCGTACCTGGGCAAAGTACGTTCGCGAGTCGAGTTGCGGTCATACTTTATGA